From one Heptranchias perlo isolate sHepPer1 chromosome X, sHepPer1.hap1, whole genome shotgun sequence genomic stretch:
- the LOC137307245 gene encoding histone H2B 1/2-like: protein MPEDKKAAPKKGAKKTLNKAPGKGGKKRRKTRKESYSIYIYKVMRQVHPDTGISSKAMGIMNSFVNDIFERIAGEACRLAHYNKRHTISSREIQTAVRLLLPGELAKHAVSEGTKAVTKYTSSK from the coding sequence atgcctgaggacaagaaagcagctcccaagaagggcgccaagaaaaccttgaataaagcaccaggcaagggcggcaagaagcggagaaagacgaggaaggagagttactccatctacatctacaaagtgatgaggcaggttcaccccgacaccggcatctcctccaaggccatgggcatcatgaactcctttgtgaacgacattttcgagcgcatcgcgggtgaggcttgccgcctggcccattataataaacgccacaccatcagctcccgggagatccagaccgccgtgcgcctgctgctgcccggggaactggccaagcacgccgtgtcggaagggacaaaggcggtgaccaaatacaccagctccaagtaa
- the LOC137307166 gene encoding histone H2A.J-like, translating to MSGRGKTGGKARAKAKSRSSRAGLQFPVGRVHRHLRKGNYAERVGAGAPVYLAAVLEYLTAEILELAGNAARDNKKTRIIPRHLQLAIRNDEELNKLLGRVTIAQGGVLPNIQAVLLPKKTSNVSTKSK from the coding sequence atgtctggaagaggaaaaaccggaggtaaagctcgggccaaggccaagtctcgctcatcccgggcgggactgcagttccctgtgggccgtgttcacaggcacctgcgaaaggggaactacgctgaacgtgtgggtgccggagccccggtctatctggctgctgtgctcgagtatctgacggctgaaatcctcgagctggccggcaacgcggcccgggacaacaagaagacccgcatcatccccagacacctgcaactcgccatccgcaacgacgaggagctcaacaaactcctgggacgggtgaccatcgctcagggcggggtgctgcctaatatccaggccgtgctgctgccgaagaaaaccagcaatgtgagcaccaagagcaagtaa